In the genome of Vallitalea longa, the window ATAATAAATGACGTAAGGTACTTATTATGAAGACACCTAAGCTAAAAGTATCTATAACTTATTATTTCGGCATCTGTAAATTAATAACAAGTATTTTCTTGCAAAATGAAGCTTTAGGTGTTATAATAGTTTCAGATATAATAATGAGTACTAGAAAGAGTGGACGAAAGTCCACTCTTGTTATGTATATAAGCCAATAGAAAGAAGGATGATAGAAGTTGTCATTTAGAGAACATGTAGAAACACTTGTAGAAGAAATTTTAACACCAATTCTAGAAGAGAATAAATTCGAACTTGTAGATATTGAGTATGTAAAAGAAGCTTCCAATTGGTATCTAAGAATTTTTATTGATAAAGATGGTGGGGTTACAATAGATGATTGTGAACTTGTAAGCAAATCTTTTGACAGTGAATTTGAAGATAAAGATCCAATAAAAGAACCATATATATTAGAAGTCAGTTCACCAGGGCTTGATAGACCATTGAAGAAAGATAAAGATTTTGCTAGAAGCCTAGGTGAAAAAGTAGAAGTGAAATTATATAAGTCTATTAATAAGCAAAAAGAATTTGTAGGCGTATTAAAAAGCTACGATGACGATAGTATAACACTTTTATTAGATGATGGAAAAGAATGGTCTGTTGCAAGGACTGATGTAGCAATTATTAGGCTAGCAATAATATTTTAAATATATTTAGCTGTTTCATTGGCTGAATTAAATACTTTTCTATAAGATATATAAAAATACTGAGGAGGATTAAAATGAATGCTGAATTTATTGAAGCATTGAATCAAATTGAGAAAGAAAAGGGTATTAGTAAGGATGTATTACTTGAGACAATTGAGGTTTCTTTAGTTACAGCATGTAAGAATAACTTTGGTACTGCACAGAATATAAAAGTGGAGATTGACCGTTTTAATGGTGATGTTTCAGTATATGCTGAAAAAGAAGTTGTAGTAGAAGCAGAAGACAAAAACCTTACCATTTCATTAGAGGATGCTAAGAAAATCAATCCAACCTATAAGCTTGGTGATATAATAAACATTGAAGTGACACCTAAGAATTTCGGTAGGATAGCAGCTCAAAAAGCTAAACAGGTTGTTGTTCAGAAAATAAGGGAAGCTGAAAGAGAAGTTATATTCAATCAGTATATAACTAAAGAGAAAGACGTAATCACTGGTATTATCCAAAGGCAAGTAAGAGATAATGTCATTATCAACTTGGGTAAGATTGATGCAATATTGGCAGACAAAGAACAAGTTCCAGGAGAAAAATATTATCCTAATGAAAGATATAAAGTATATGTTCTAGAAGTAAAAGAAAGTACTAAAGGACCTAAAGTATATGTTTCAAGAACTCATCCAGAACTTATAAAAAGACTATTCGAGCAGGAAGTTCCAGAAGTACATGATGGAGTTGTAGAGATAAAAGGCATATCCAGAGAAGCTGGTTCCAGAACCAAAATAGCTGTATTCTCCACTAATATGGATGTTGATCCTGTAGGATCATGTGTAGGTCATAACGGTGCGAGAGTTTCAATAATCGTTAACGAACTTAGAGGAGAGAAGATAGATATAATTCCTTGGGATGAAGATCCTGTGAAATTCATACAATCAGCTCTTAGTCCTTCAAAAGTAGTGAAAGTTATTGTTAATGAACAAGAAAAAAGTGCTAAAGTTGTCGTTCCTGACTATCAATTATCTCTTGCAATAGGTAAAGAAGGTCAGAATGCAAGATTAGCAGCTAAACTTACAGGTTACAGAATTGATATTAAGAGTGAAACACAAGCAAAAGAGACTAATTTTATAACTGAAGAAGAGACTCTAGGAGCGCTTTTATCAAGAAACGCTCTAGATGAAGAAGAACTTTACTAGTATTTACTTCTTTCATAACCATTCTTAAAAAACATAGAGAAGGGAATGATGAATATGGCTAGGAAAATACCTTTAAGAAAATGCACAGGTTGCCAAGAAATGAAGGATAAAAGACAATTGATTAGAATTGTGAAGACAAAAGAAGGTAACATATCCATTGACAGTACTGGTAAAAAAAATGGTAGAGGTGCATATATATGCAAATCTATAACATGTCTTGAAAAAGCTATTAAGAACAAAGGATTAGAACGATCTTTTAAAGGAAGCATACCAAGCGATGTATATAGTGCCCTTAAGGAGGAATTAATTAAAATAGATGAGTAAAAAAGTTTATTCTCTTTTAGGACTATGTCAAAGAGCTGCGATGCTTAGTTCAGGAGAATTCATGACAGAAAAAGCAGTAAAGAACAAAACAGCAAAATTAGTTATTATTGCAACAGATTCTTCAAAAAACACGAAAAAACTATTCAGCAATATATGTTTAACCAATAATATCAAGCTTATAGAGTTTGGTACCAAAGAAGAATTAGGTAAATCTATTGGTAAAGATATTAGAGCTTCTATAGGCATTCTGGATGAAGGATTTGCAAAAACTATTTTTGAGAATACTCGTAACTAATTTCAAGACTTAAATTTGCGGAGGTGGTAATATGTCAAAAGTTCGCGTATATGAAATCGCTAAACAACTTGGACTAAGTAATAAAGAATTACTTTCCACGTTAAAAGAATTCGATATCGAAGTGAAAAATCATATGAGCTCATTGACAGATGAGGAAGCAAGTATAATTAATGAATACTATGCTCCTAACAAAGGAAACAAAGAATCAGTAGCAGATGAGGCTATTGAGGCACAAGAAAATGAAGAAGCAGATGTAATACTTATACCTAAGAATATTACTGTAAAAGCTTTAGCAGAAAAATTGGAAAAACAAACTTCAGACATAGTAAAATCTCTTATGCTAAAAGGCATTATGGCTACTGCCAATCAAGAAATAGATTTTGATACTGCAACTTCAGTAGCATTAGAATACAACTTCCTTACAGAAGAAGAAGAGGAAACAGACATTGTAGAAGAATTCTTCAAGGAAGAACCAGATGATGAAAAAGATCTAGTTACAAGATCACCTATTGTCGTTGTAATGGGTCACGTTGACCATGGTAAGACATCTCTATTAGATGCAATACGTGAAAGTAACGTTACA includes:
- the nusA gene encoding transcription termination factor NusA yields the protein MNAEFIEALNQIEKEKGISKDVLLETIEVSLVTACKNNFGTAQNIKVEIDRFNGDVSVYAEKEVVVEAEDKNLTISLEDAKKINPTYKLGDIINIEVTPKNFGRIAAQKAKQVVVQKIREAEREVIFNQYITKEKDVITGIIQRQVRDNVIINLGKIDAILADKEQVPGEKYYPNERYKVYVLEVKESTKGPKVYVSRTHPELIKRLFEQEVPEVHDGVVEIKGISREAGSRTKIAVFSTNMDVDPVGSCVGHNGARVSIIVNELRGEKIDIIPWDEDPVKFIQSALSPSKVVKVIVNEQEKSAKVVVPDYQLSLAIGKEGQNARLAAKLTGYRIDIKSETQAKETNFITEEETLGALLSRNALDEEELY
- the rimP gene encoding ribosome maturation factor RimP; translation: MSFREHVETLVEEILTPILEENKFELVDIEYVKEASNWYLRIFIDKDGGVTIDDCELVSKSFDSEFEDKDPIKEPYILEVSSPGLDRPLKKDKDFARSLGEKVEVKLYKSINKQKEFVGVLKSYDDDSITLLLDDGKEWSVARTDVAIIRLAIIF
- a CDS encoding L7Ae/L30e/S12e/Gadd45 family ribosomal protein; translated protein: MSKKVYSLLGLCQRAAMLSSGEFMTEKAVKNKTAKLVIIATDSSKNTKKLFSNICLTNNIKLIEFGTKEELGKSIGKDIRASIGILDEGFAKTIFENTRN
- the rnpM gene encoding RNase P modulator RnpM, translated to MNMARKIPLRKCTGCQEMKDKRQLIRIVKTKEGNISIDSTGKKNGRGAYICKSITCLEKAIKNKGLERSFKGSIPSDVYSALKEELIKIDE